A window of the Henckelia pumila isolate YLH828 chromosome 3, ASM3356847v2, whole genome shotgun sequence genome harbors these coding sequences:
- the LOC140888687 gene encoding uncharacterized protein codes for MESCVEDKPAKQDWWNHLVATKDAREIELVAAVMWNIWLNRNNVIWNGICFSATHVYRSALDLLSQWKKAHSQLNLNHGANQSIGACIWQRPPEHVLKCNVDATLLPDPPLVGFGCLVRDSYGIVLAAIHGRVHGSNDPALAEALAIREALSWIKDLHFPSIIVESDALTIIDALNNSILDCSALNLIIEDCKLLARDVSSCTFVFARRSANQAAHALARETVSMPDLVGRLVPSPAVISKAIVPDLTY; via the exons ATGGAATCGTGTGTGGAAGATAAACCTGCCAAACAAG ATTGGTGGAATCATTTGGTTGCTACCAAGGATGCCAGGGAGATTGAACTAGTTGCCGCAGTCATGTGGAACATTTGGCTCAACCGAAATAATGTGATCTGGAATGGCATTTGCTTCTCGGCCACTCATGTCTATCGGTCAGCACTTGATCTTCTTTCACAATGGAAAAAAGCTCATTCCCAACTTAATCTCAATCATGGAGCAAACCAATCGATTGGTGCTTGCATATGGCAAAGACCTCCTGAGCATGTTCTCAAATGCAATGTTGATGCCACTCTCCTTCCAGATCCTCCTCTTGTCGGTTTCGGTTGTCTCGTCCGAGACTCTTATGGTATTGTTCTAGCAGCAATTCACGGCAGAGTCCACGGCAGTAATGATCCAGCTTTGGCTGAAGCTCTAGCCATTCGTGAAGCTCTTAGTTGGATAAAGGATCTTCATTTCCCTTCAATCATCGTGGAATCAGATGCGTTAACAATTATCGATGCTCTTAATAATTCTATTCTGGATTGCTCAGCCTTGAATCTCATCATAGAAGACTGCAAACTTCTCGCTCGAGATGTTTCATCTTGTACTTTTGTTTTTGCCAGACGATCAGCGAATCAGGCTGCCCATGCTTTAGCTAGGGAGACTGTTTCTATGCCTGATCTAGTGGGTAGATTAGTTCCCTCTCCTGCTGTTATTTCAAAAGCTATTGTACCGGACTTGACTTATTAA